Proteins found in one Papio anubis isolate 15944 chromosome 13, Panubis1.0, whole genome shotgun sequence genomic segment:
- the LOC103878455 gene encoding spermatogenesis-associated protein 31D1-like: MKNKKVPGQRVPPCRHLQNRGQIKSRAAFTGTTEAQKIRKDTGKFPEEKLGHRHGIDITCPQEPLVFPVELGKAQHNLEVQVRAAPVQGYPCNYMAPSCKLTCTKSCSQQAIFVGQNYPTMIRQIIDKDRQPQKVEAFKGKILCQRHPQSMPHRKPMPHPNPTCQYQVSLVCPVARPVLKALCSVMCLY, translated from the coding sequence ATGAAGAACAAGAAAGTTCCTGGGCAAAGGGTACCTCCCTGTCGTCATCTGCAGAATAGAGGTCAAATTAAAAGTAGAGCTGCCTTTACTGGGACTACTGAAGCTCAGAAAATTAGGAAAGACACTGGGAAGTTCCCAGAGGAGAAGCTGGGGCATAGGCATGGGATAGATATCACCTGTCCCCAAGAGCCCCTTGTCTTCCCAGTGGAGCTTGGGAAAGCTCAGCACAACCTAGAAGTGCAGGTCAGAGCAGCGCCTGTACAGGGCTATCCCTGTAACTACATGGCTCCCTCCTGCAAGCTGACATGTACAAAATCGTGCAGCCAACAAGCTATCTTTGTTGGCCAGAATTATCCTACAATGATTAGACAGATCATAGACAAGGACAGACAgccccagaaagttgaggcattTAAGGGGAAGATATTGTGTCAAAGGCATCCCCAATCCATGCCCCACAGGAAGCCTATGCCACATCCAAACCCCACTTGCCAGTATCAGGTCAGCCTGGTGTGTCCAGTCGCCCGACCAGTGCTAAAAGCACTGTGTTCAGTGATGTGCCTTTACTAA